The following is a genomic window from Verrucomicrobiota bacterium.
GAATTGTTACGATGAGTAATTTGGATCTTTTCATATTGTTTTCCTAACGTTCACAAAGGTTATACGCCCGGCGGACGAAAATCACTCAAAATATTTCAGCGACTTTCCCAGCTTCTCGCGCAACTGCTGCCGCGCCCGGTAAATCCGCATCTCGACCGCCTTCGCAGAACAGTTCAGAATCAACGCGATTTCCGCCTGCGAACGCTCTTCATATTCTGCGAGGATGAGCGGCGCGCGTAATTCTTCCGACAACGAGGCCAACGCCTGCCGCACGGCAACAGCCCGCTCCTGGGCTTGCAACGCTTCCGCGGGTGTCGTTTGTGGCGTGGCGAGGGTATCTTTCAAACCAGCGCCCGTCTCCGCGCTTTCAGCATCGAGTGAAATGTGCGGATGCCGTGACCGCCAGCGAAGGTGGTCGCGCGCCAGGTTTGTCGCGATCGAGTAAAGCCAGGTGGAAAATTTCTGACGGGGGTTGAACTTCGCGCGGTTTTGATAAACGCGAACGAAGCTTTCCTGCGCTACGTCGGCCGCTTCGGTTTCGTTTTGCAAGGAACGGATGAGATAATGAAACAACCTTTCCGCATGACGCTGCATCAAATCATTCAGCGAAGCATCCTGACCAGCGGCCAAGCGATCCATATCGCGGGCGTCCTGCTCATCGCTGG
Proteins encoded in this region:
- a CDS encoding sigma-70 family RNA polymerase sigma factor; this encodes MTATTSDEQDARDMDRLAAGQDASLNDLMQRHAERLFHYLIRSLQNETEAADVAQESFVRVYQNRAKFNPRQKFSTWLYSIATNLARDHLRWRSRHPHISLDAESAETGAGLKDTLATPQTTPAEALQAQERAVAVRQALASLSEELRAPLILAEYEERSQAEIALILNCSAKAVEMRIYRARQQLREKLGKSLKYFE